A genomic stretch from Bacillus sp. N1-1 includes:
- a CDS encoding acetyl-CoA C-acetyltransferase, whose amino-acid sequence MGKTVIVSGVRTPFGKFGGALKSIEASKLGGTAIKEALVRAGVEPADVGEVIMGSVLQGGQGQIPSRQAARHAGIPWEVKTETINKVCASGLRSVTLADQIIRSGDEEVIVAGGMESMSNAPYIMKDARWGMRMGDKQVVDLMVHDGLTCSFDGCHMGVYGNTTAEEYEISREEQDRWATRSQERAVKAMEAGIFAEEIIPVEVPQRKGDPLVVEHDEAPRKGTTEEQLAKLKPVFGADGTITAGNAPGVNDGAGALVLMSEERASKEGKEVIATILAHTAIAVEAKDFPKTPGLVINELLTKTGKSLEEIDLFEINEAFAAVALTSGKIASLDEEKVNVHGGAVALGHPIGASGARILITLIHELKRRGGGIGVAAICSGGGQGDAIMVQV is encoded by the coding sequence GTGGGCAAAACGGTCATAGTTAGTGGCGTAAGAACACCATTTGGAAAATTTGGAGGGGCTTTAAAATCAATCGAAGCGTCTAAGCTCGGTGGAACAGCGATCAAAGAAGCGTTAGTTCGCGCTGGAGTTGAGCCAGCTGATGTTGGTGAAGTGATCATGGGATCGGTGCTTCAAGGTGGTCAGGGGCAAATTCCATCGCGTCAGGCTGCAAGACATGCGGGCATTCCATGGGAAGTGAAAACAGAAACGATTAACAAAGTGTGCGCCTCTGGTCTTCGTAGCGTGACGCTCGCCGATCAGATCATTCGCTCTGGTGATGAAGAAGTAATCGTTGCAGGTGGGATGGAATCGATGAGCAATGCGCCATACATCATGAAGGACGCACGCTGGGGTATGCGAATGGGCGACAAACAAGTGGTTGATCTTATGGTTCATGATGGCTTAACGTGCTCCTTTGATGGCTGTCATATGGGCGTTTATGGAAACACAACCGCAGAAGAATATGAGATTTCTAGAGAAGAGCAAGATCGCTGGGCGACAAGAAGTCAGGAGCGAGCAGTAAAAGCGATGGAAGCGGGCATTTTCGCAGAGGAAATTATCCCTGTAGAAGTGCCACAGCGAAAGGGAGACCCTCTTGTCGTTGAACATGATGAGGCGCCAAGAAAAGGCACAACGGAGGAGCAGCTCGCGAAACTTAAGCCCGTTTTCGGTGCTGATGGAACGATTACTGCAGGGAATGCACCTGGCGTTAATGACGGAGCCGGAGCGCTTGTCCTGATGTCGGAAGAACGCGCTTCGAAAGAAGGAAAAGAAGTGATTGCAACGATTCTCGCGCATACGGCCATTGCTGTTGAAGCAAAGGATTTCCCAAAGACACCGGGACTTGTGATTAATGAACTTTTAACGAAAACAGGAAAATCGCTTGAAGAAATCGATCTTTTTGAAATCAATGAAGCGTTCGCAGCCGTCGCATTAACGAGCGGGAAAATTGCTTCTCTTGATGAAGAAAAAGTGAATGTACACGGCGGTGCAGTGGCACTTGGGCATCCAATTGGCGCAAGCGGTGCGCGCATTTTGATTACACTTATTCATGAATTGAAACGACGCGGTGGTGGCATCGGGGTAGCGGCGATTTGTAGTGGCGGTGGTCAAGGCGACGCAATTATGGTTCAAGTATAG
- a CDS encoding (Fe-S)-binding protein yields MDVLLIANWIAFILVTAYALFLFGYVVKTRYEYIKLGKKAEFDHSMKERLEAILVKVFGQKKLLKDKKSGTIHVMMFYGFLLVQFGAIDMIVKGLSPGSHLPLGPLYPAFTFFQELVTLMILTAVVWAFYRRYIEAIARLKKGFKAGLVLLFIGLLMISVLFAGGMEIIWHDAGYSWSAPVASGIAFLFSWINETAAIALFFFFWWIHLLVLLTFMVYVPQSKHAHLIAGPVNVFLGRTHKVGQLSSINFEDESQETYGVNTIEDFNQKQLVDLYACVECGRCTNMCPATATGKILSPMDLIVKLRDHLTEKGAAVTSRTPWVPAYAFSNTAGNQIAYQSRAQQETAAAAEGLVSGDLIGNVITEEEIWACTTCRNCEDQCPVENEHVDKIIDMRRHLVLMEGKMDSDVQRAITNIERQGNPWGISRKERENWRDLRDDIVVPTVKEKEKAGEEFEYLFWVGSMGSYDNRSQKIAASFAKIMNEAGISFAILGNKEKNSGDTPRRVGNEFLFQDLAQKNIETFQKHNITKIVTIDPHAYNSLKNEYPEFGLEAEVYHHTELLYDWIKEGKLKPKHEVNERITYHDSCYLGRYNEVYDPPREILRSIPGVEVIEMDRNRENGMCCGAGGGLMWTEEDTGSRINVTRTEQALSVKPSVIGSACPYCLTMMSDGTKAKEVEEEVATLDIVEILERSIVQKEAVLQ; encoded by the coding sequence ATGGATGTTTTATTGATCGCTAACTGGATTGCTTTCATTCTTGTAACCGCTTACGCACTGTTTTTGTTTGGGTATGTTGTCAAGACGCGATACGAATACATTAAGCTTGGAAAGAAAGCAGAATTTGATCATTCCATGAAAGAACGACTAGAAGCGATTCTAGTTAAAGTATTTGGGCAAAAGAAATTACTAAAAGATAAGAAGAGTGGAACCATCCATGTGATGATGTTCTACGGTTTCCTTCTCGTTCAATTCGGTGCAATCGATATGATTGTGAAAGGTCTATCGCCGGGGTCACACCTTCCTCTTGGACCGCTTTATCCAGCGTTTACGTTTTTCCAGGAGCTCGTGACGCTCATGATTTTAACAGCGGTAGTATGGGCATTCTATCGTCGCTATATTGAAGCTATTGCTCGATTGAAAAAAGGCTTTAAAGCAGGACTTGTACTCTTATTTATCGGCCTTCTTATGATTTCCGTCTTATTTGCAGGCGGTATGGAAATCATTTGGCATGATGCAGGTTACTCGTGGAGCGCACCAGTAGCTTCAGGGATCGCCTTTTTGTTCTCCTGGATCAATGAAACAGCAGCGATTGCGCTATTCTTCTTTTTCTGGTGGATCCACTTGCTCGTGCTACTAACGTTCATGGTGTATGTACCGCAATCGAAGCACGCTCACTTAATTGCTGGACCAGTGAACGTTTTTCTTGGCCGCACACACAAAGTGGGGCAGCTTTCATCCATTAACTTTGAAGATGAGAGTCAAGAAACATACGGTGTTAATACAATTGAAGATTTTAACCAGAAACAGCTTGTTGATCTGTACGCTTGTGTGGAATGTGGACGCTGTACAAATATGTGTCCAGCAACCGCAACAGGAAAAATTCTTTCTCCAATGGATTTAATCGTTAAGCTTCGTGATCATCTAACGGAAAAAGGGGCTGCCGTCACATCAAGAACGCCGTGGGTACCAGCGTATGCCTTCTCAAATACGGCTGGAAATCAAATCGCTTACCAGTCACGTGCGCAGCAGGAAACAGCTGCAGCAGCTGAAGGTCTTGTAAGCGGAGACTTAATTGGTAACGTCATTACCGAAGAAGAAATTTGGGCTTGTACAACGTGCCGAAACTGTGAAGATCAATGTCCGGTTGAGAATGAGCACGTTGATAAGATCATCGATATGCGTCGTCATCTTGTCTTAATGGAAGGGAAGATGGATAGCGATGTTCAGCGAGCAATCACGAACATTGAACGACAAGGCAACCCGTGGGGCATTAGTCGTAAAGAGCGTGAGAACTGGCGCGATCTGCGCGACGATATCGTTGTTCCAACGGTGAAAGAAAAAGAAAAAGCAGGCGAAGAGTTTGAATACCTTTTCTGGGTTGGCTCAATGGGCTCCTACGATAACCGTAGCCAGAAGATTGCTGCTTCTTTTGCAAAAATCATGAACGAAGCAGGCATCTCATTCGCTATTCTTGGAAATAAAGAAAAGAACTCTGGCGATACGCCAAGACGTGTTGGAAACGAGTTCTTATTCCAGGACCTTGCACAGAAAAACATTGAAACGTTCCAGAAGCATAACATTACAAAAATCGTTACGATCGACCCTCATGCTTATAACTCACTCAAAAATGAGTATCCAGAGTTTGGGCTTGAAGCAGAGGTTTATCACCATACAGAATTATTATATGACTGGATTAAAGAAGGAAAACTGAAGCCGAAGCACGAAGTAAACGAGAGAATCACCTATCATGATTCCTGTTACCTCGGCCGTTACAACGAAGTGTACGATCCACCACGTGAAATTCTTCGCAGTATTCCAGGCGTTGAAGTCATCGAGATGGACCGCAACCGCGAAAACGGTATGTGCTGTGGCGCAGGTGGCGGTTTGATGTGGACAGAAGAAGACACAGGATCCCGTATTAACGTAACGAGAACCGAGCAGGCACTAAGTGTGAAGCCATCCGTTATCGGAAGTGCATGTCCATATTGCTTAACGATGATGAGTGATGGGACGAAAGCGAAAGAAGTAGAAGAAGAAGTAGCAACGCTTGATATCGTCGAGATATTAGAACGCTCGATTGTTCAAAAAGAAGCCGTTCTTCAATAG
- the cls gene encoding cardiolipin synthase: MGFLLIILLVLLLWITIDLHLGNKNRKQASSSQLEMSGNATFIGDGDDFFRKLLHDVDAAVQEIQMMFYIFRDDDTGHLVIDHLCKKATSGVHVYLLVDYGGSHGLKKATINKMRSCGIHFSYSRKISFPKLFTSLNERNHRKITVIDGKIGYVGGFNVGNEYAGKDPKFGYWRDYHLRLTGEAVKGLQDQFLLDWKENHPISIESSVSPVLQKGDEAIAFHITNGTDVEETFVSYINKATTSIKIGTPYYIPGQTVQTSLLRALKCGVSVQIILPMRADHPLVKEASYEYLVELIQAGGEVYQYMNGFYHAKVLVIDDSFCDIGTANFDQRSFHINGEINCLLHSPDFISEIKEVLKKDLLQSERLDLKRLQDRSIGNRMLAPIARLFSPFL, translated from the coding sequence ATGGGGTTCCTTTTGATCATTCTTCTTGTCCTCCTATTATGGATAACGATTGACCTTCATTTAGGCAATAAAAATAGAAAACAGGCTTCTTCCTCCCAATTAGAGATGAGCGGAAATGCTACTTTCATCGGGGATGGAGATGATTTTTTCAGAAAGTTGCTTCATGATGTAGACGCTGCTGTTCAGGAAATTCAAATGATGTTTTATATTTTTAGAGATGACGATACAGGACATTTGGTGATTGATCATTTATGCAAAAAAGCGACTTCAGGCGTTCACGTCTATCTTCTTGTAGATTATGGCGGTAGTCATGGATTAAAGAAGGCCACCATTAACAAAATGAGATCTTGCGGCATTCATTTTTCTTATTCTAGAAAAATATCTTTCCCTAAACTCTTCACTTCTTTAAATGAACGCAATCATCGTAAAATAACGGTTATCGATGGAAAGATTGGCTATGTTGGCGGCTTTAATGTAGGAAATGAATATGCCGGGAAGGATCCAAAATTCGGCTATTGGCGAGACTACCATCTTCGATTAACTGGCGAAGCAGTAAAAGGACTCCAAGATCAATTTCTACTCGATTGGAAAGAAAACCATCCAATATCGATTGAATCGAGTGTTTCACCGGTTCTTCAAAAAGGCGATGAGGCGATCGCTTTCCACATTACAAATGGAACCGATGTTGAGGAAACATTTGTTTCTTACATTAATAAAGCGACGACGTCGATAAAAATCGGCACACCTTATTACATTCCTGGTCAAACGGTTCAAACGAGTCTCTTACGTGCTCTAAAATGCGGTGTTTCTGTGCAAATCATTTTGCCAATGCGAGCGGATCATCCACTCGTAAAAGAAGCATCTTACGAGTACCTTGTTGAACTGATTCAGGCTGGAGGCGAGGTGTATCAATATATGAACGGGTTTTATCATGCAAAGGTATTAGTGATTGATGATAGCTTTTGCGATATAGGTACAGCGAATTTCGATCAGAGAAGTTTTCACATTAATGGCGAGATCAATTGCCTCTTACACTCTCCTGATTTTATTTCAGAAATCAAAGAGGTATTAAAAAAGGATCTTCTTCAGTCGGAGCGACTCGATTTGAAGCGACTTCAAGATCGATCCATTGGAAACCGCATGCTTGCTCCAATCGCACGCCTATTTAGTCCGTTTCTCTAG
- the uvsE gene encoding UV DNA damage repair endonuclease UvsE, with product MQLRFGYVSNALALYEASPARTMTFATWSKLSKEEREAKLHNITETNLKSTLRALHYNIAHEVALYRMSSSIVPLATHPEATWDYITPFRELFEEIGFLVKKHGLRVSFHPNQFTLFTSPKSHVTENAIGDLSYHVAMLDAMGLDTRSIVNIHIGGAYGDKKETLKRFYKNFDTIPTELRSHVTLENDDKTYTALETLEACEQTGVPFIFDYHHHMANPGDGLPNRFFERVYKTWESRGIRPKFHLSSPKSTSAYRSHADYVDSEFAIPFINMLKQHGEDADIMIEAKKKDLAALQLVEDLSAVRGVKRLNGGSIQWK from the coding sequence ATGCAACTTCGGTTCGGCTATGTATCAAATGCACTCGCCTTATATGAAGCTTCCCCCGCGCGAACGATGACATTTGCGACGTGGTCAAAGCTATCGAAAGAAGAACGCGAAGCCAAACTGCACAATATTACAGAGACCAATTTAAAAAGTACGCTTCGAGCGCTGCATTATAACATTGCACATGAGGTTGCTCTGTATCGCATGTCTTCGTCCATCGTGCCGCTTGCAACGCACCCCGAAGCAACCTGGGATTATATCACGCCTTTCCGAGAACTGTTTGAAGAAATTGGATTTCTGGTTAAGAAGCACGGACTTCGCGTAAGCTTCCACCCAAATCAATTTACGCTTTTTACAAGCCCTAAATCACACGTAACAGAAAATGCGATTGGGGATTTGAGTTATCATGTCGCCATGTTAGACGCAATGGGTCTTGACACACGTTCAATCGTCAATATCCATATTGGTGGCGCCTATGGAGATAAAAAGGAAACGTTAAAACGGTTTTATAAAAACTTCGATACGATCCCAACTGAACTCCGCTCTCACGTAACGCTTGAAAATGACGACAAAACCTATACTGCACTGGAAACGTTAGAAGCCTGTGAGCAAACCGGTGTGCCGTTTATTTTCGATTACCATCATCATATGGCGAATCCAGGGGATGGCCTTCCTAACCGTTTCTTCGAGCGCGTTTATAAGACGTGGGAATCTCGCGGCATTCGACCAAAATTCCATCTCTCTTCACCAAAATCAACGAGTGCGTATCGCAGTCACGCTGATTATGTGGACAGTGAGTTTGCCATTCCGTTTATCAACATGTTAAAACAACACGGAGAAGATGCAGACATTATGATTGAAGCAAAGAAAAAAGACCTCGCAGCGCTTCAGCTTGTCGAAGATCTTTCAGCCGTTCGCGGTGTAAAGCGACTTAACGGCGGTTCAATTCAATGGAAGTAG
- a CDS encoding alpha/beta hydrolase has product MGYVKVDDIDLFYEEKGSGLPLIFLHPPGMGHVVFHEQAKLADHFRIIVFDMRGHGRSGLGSKEFSIALLANDLNLLMEALSIKEAVLIGYSSGGSVAQEFAIQHQEKVAGLILCGGFSEVSDPFLQAEFRAGKALVHNIRLLSWIIAKGHARTEAEFKMLRSYIVSTDPYLLENFYEKGRRYVCTNKLSTLNIPFLHVTGERAFYFHRYQQIYKKYVPESKLIRVSNSYHELPTKSWRELNQILRQFATSIELNRR; this is encoded by the coding sequence TTGGGGTATGTAAAGGTAGACGATATCGACTTATTTTATGAAGAGAAAGGGAGCGGGCTACCGCTAATCTTTCTTCATCCACCGGGGATGGGGCATGTTGTCTTTCATGAACAGGCAAAGCTTGCGGATCATTTTCGCATTATCGTTTTCGATATGCGAGGTCATGGTAGAAGCGGATTAGGTTCAAAGGAATTTTCGATTGCTCTGTTAGCAAATGATTTAAACCTTCTAATGGAGGCGCTTAGCATTAAAGAAGCGGTGCTGATCGGCTATTCTAGCGGAGGAAGTGTTGCTCAGGAGTTTGCCATTCAGCATCAAGAAAAAGTAGCCGGACTCATTTTATGTGGTGGCTTTTCTGAGGTGAGCGATCCATTTCTGCAAGCTGAATTCCGAGCCGGGAAAGCGCTTGTTCATAATATAAGGCTTCTGTCGTGGATTATTGCGAAAGGGCATGCGAGAACCGAAGCAGAGTTCAAAATGTTACGTTCGTACATCGTTAGCACGGATCCATATCTTCTTGAGAACTTTTACGAAAAAGGGCGTCGCTATGTGTGTACAAACAAATTAAGCACGCTCAATATTCCGTTTCTACACGTAACGGGAGAGCGCGCCTTTTATTTTCATCGTTATCAACAGATTTACAAAAAGTATGTACCGGAAAGCAAGCTCATACGCGTCTCGAATTCGTATCATGAGCTGCCTACAAAATCATGGAGAGAGCTAAATCAGATTCTTCGTCAATTTGCTACTTCCATTGAATTGAACCGCCGTTAA
- a CDS encoding XapX domain-containing protein, protein MKTVLIATLTGFLVGLIFAFLKLPIPAPPAFAGIAGIVGIYLGFKAYEWMTGFFSL, encoded by the coding sequence ATGAAGACTGTATTAATCGCAACATTAACGGGATTTTTAGTAGGGCTTATCTTTGCTTTCTTAAAACTTCCGATTCCAGCTCCGCCTGCTTTCGCGGGAATTGCCGGCATAGTTGGCATTTACCTTGGATTTAAAGCGTACGAGTGGATGACGGGATTTTTTTCATTATAA
- the argS gene encoding arginine--tRNA ligase — MNSVEQKKEQLKEEIKQAVIKANLASESEIPEVILESPKDKAHGDYATNMAMQLARIAKKAPRAIAEDLKANLDMTKAGIKQIDIAGPGFINFFMDTAYLTELIPTILDKGNNYGRSADKNEKIQVEFVSANPTGSLHLGHARGAAVGDTLCNVLDRAGYDVSREYYINDAGNQIHNLTVSLEARYMQALGKEKDMPEDGYQGQDIVQFGKDLVEKEGDRLLQLDDKQRYAYFREYGLERELEKLKKDLKEFGVEFDVWFSETSLYQSNKIDNVLAKLKERGETFEQDGATWFRSTTYGDDKDRVLIKGDGSYTYLTPDIAYHQDKLSRGFDKLINIWGADHHGYIPRMKAAIEALGYKREQLEVEIIQMVNLFKDGEKMKMSKRTGKAVTLRELMDEVGIDAMRYFFSMRSSDSHLDFDMDLAVSRSNENPVYYVQYAHARVCSILRQGEEMGLTEDADLSLITSEKEMDLLKKLGELPEAIAEAADKRMTHRITNYAFELAQALHSFYNAERVLDSEDLAKSAARFKLMKAVRQTIQNTLEIIGVTAPEKM; from the coding sequence ATGAACAGTGTGGAACAAAAGAAAGAGCAGTTAAAAGAAGAGATTAAGCAGGCCGTCATCAAAGCGAACCTTGCATCCGAAAGTGAAATTCCTGAAGTGATTCTGGAATCACCGAAAGATAAAGCACACGGTGATTATGCAACGAACATGGCGATGCAGCTTGCTCGTATTGCGAAGAAAGCACCTCGTGCCATTGCAGAAGATTTAAAGGCGAATCTTGATATGACAAAAGCAGGCATTAAACAAATTGATATTGCGGGTCCAGGTTTTATTAACTTTTTCATGGATACGGCTTATTTAACAGAGCTTATTCCAACGATTCTTGATAAAGGGAATAACTACGGTCGTTCAGCTGACAAGAATGAAAAAATCCAGGTCGAGTTCGTTTCAGCCAATCCGACTGGAAGCTTGCACCTTGGTCACGCGCGAGGAGCGGCAGTAGGTGATACGTTATGTAACGTACTAGACCGTGCTGGTTATGATGTATCACGTGAATATTACATCAATGACGCTGGAAACCAGATTCATAACCTTACTGTATCCCTTGAAGCGCGCTACATGCAGGCACTTGGAAAAGAAAAAGACATGCCTGAAGATGGCTATCAAGGACAGGATATTGTGCAGTTCGGGAAAGATCTTGTTGAGAAAGAAGGCGACCGTCTCCTTCAACTTGATGACAAACAGCGCTATGCTTACTTCCGTGAATATGGCCTTGAGCGCGAGCTTGAAAAGCTTAAAAAAGATTTGAAGGAATTTGGCGTTGAATTTGATGTCTGGTTCTCTGAAACATCTCTTTATCAATCAAACAAGATCGATAACGTCCTTGCGAAATTGAAAGAGCGTGGTGAAACGTTTGAGCAGGACGGTGCAACTTGGTTCCGCTCAACTACTTACGGCGATGACAAAGATCGCGTTTTGATTAAAGGTGACGGCTCTTATACGTACTTAACGCCGGATATTGCCTACCACCAAGATAAACTTTCTCGTGGGTTTGATAAGTTGATCAACATCTGGGGAGCAGACCATCACGGCTACATCCCTAGAATGAAAGCAGCCATTGAAGCGCTTGGCTATAAGCGTGAGCAGCTTGAAGTGGAAATCATCCAGATGGTAAATCTCTTTAAAGACGGCGAGAAAATGAAGATGAGTAAACGAACAGGGAAAGCCGTTACCCTTCGTGAATTAATGGATGAAGTGGGTATCGATGCGATGCGCTATTTCTTCTCCATGAGAAGCTCGGATTCACATCTTGATTTTGATATGGATCTTGCTGTATCTCGTTCGAACGAAAACCCTGTGTATTACGTGCAGTATGCGCATGCTCGTGTGTGCAGCATTCTTCGTCAAGGCGAAGAAATGGGCTTAACAGAAGACGCAGATCTTTCTCTTATTACATCTGAGAAAGAAATGGACCTTCTTAAGAAGCTCGGTGAACTTCCTGAGGCGATTGCAGAAGCAGCGGATAAGCGCATGACGCACCGCATCACAAACTATGCATTTGAGCTTGCTCAGGCGCTTCACAGCTTCTATAATGCGGAACGCGTTCTGGATTCAGAAGATCTTGCGAAAAGCGCAGCGCGCTTTAAGCTCATGAAAGCCGTTCGTCAAACGATTCAAAACACGCTTGAGATTATCGGGGTCACAGCTCCAGAGAAAATGTAG
- a CDS encoding DUF1934 domain-containing protein yields MSDHPIEITIDSRIQSGKEKESTNYSVQGNLVEKGEALYLRYEESLEIGKVSTTVKIDQEQVTVIRRGALSMRQQFAPGQVSESLYKTPFGAMPMQIRTERIEQLVDMENQKGRLTLRYLLYLEQDETQRHELSLSWKGASQ; encoded by the coding sequence ATGAGTGATCATCCGATTGAAATAACGATTGATTCCCGGATTCAGTCAGGGAAAGAGAAAGAGTCTACAAATTATTCCGTTCAGGGAAACCTTGTTGAGAAAGGCGAAGCGCTTTATTTGCGTTATGAAGAAAGCCTTGAGATTGGGAAGGTTTCAACAACGGTGAAAATAGATCAAGAACAAGTGACCGTGATTCGAAGAGGGGCACTTTCCATGCGTCAGCAGTTTGCGCCGGGGCAAGTGTCAGAATCTCTTTATAAAACGCCGTTCGGAGCGATGCCGATGCAAATCCGAACAGAACGAATTGAGCAGCTGGTGGATATGGAAAATCAGAAAGGCCGGTTAACACTTCGCTATTTGCTTTACCTTGAACAAGATGAAACGCAGCGACATGAGCTGTCGCTTAGCTGGAAAGGAGCAAGTCAATGA
- the speB gene encoding agmatinase, with the protein MKFDEAYSGNVFILSNPSFDESNVVIYGMPMDWTVSFRPGSRFGPGRIREASLGLEEYSPYADRHLEEIRYFDAGDIPLPFGNPQRSIDMIEEYIDSLLEAGKFPLGMGGEHLVTWPILKAFHKKYDDLALIHIDAHADLREEYEGEPLSHSTPVRKICGLIGAENVYSFGIRSGMREEFQFAKESGMHMHKFDVVEPLKKVLPTLKGRNVYVTIDIDVLDPAHAPGTGTAEAGGITSKELLEAIASIAGSEINVVGADLVEVAPAYDPSEQTPIAASKFIREMLLGWTHKK; encoded by the coding sequence ATGAAGTTTGATGAAGCTTATTCAGGTAACGTTTTTATCCTAAGCAATCCGTCTTTTGATGAAAGTAACGTTGTGATCTACGGCATGCCGATGGACTGGACGGTTAGCTTCCGACCAGGTTCTCGCTTTGGACCAGGTCGCATTCGCGAGGCTTCTCTTGGTCTTGAAGAATATAGTCCTTATGCGGATCGTCATCTTGAAGAAATTCGGTACTTTGATGCAGGAGATATTCCACTTCCATTCGGAAATCCCCAGCGAAGCATCGATATGATTGAAGAATACATCGATTCGTTGCTTGAAGCTGGTAAGTTTCCACTTGGTATGGGTGGTGAGCACCTTGTGACGTGGCCAATCCTTAAAGCATTTCATAAAAAATACGACGATCTTGCGTTGATTCACATTGACGCGCACGCTGATTTGCGTGAGGAGTATGAAGGCGAACCGCTTTCTCATTCCACACCTGTTCGTAAAATTTGTGGTTTGATTGGTGCAGAGAACGTGTACTCGTTCGGAATTCGCTCTGGCATGCGTGAAGAGTTTCAATTTGCGAAGGAGTCGGGCATGCACATGCATAAGTTCGACGTAGTAGAGCCTCTGAAAAAGGTGCTCCCAACGTTAAAAGGACGCAACGTGTACGTTACGATCGATATTGATGTGCTTGACCCTGCTCATGCACCTGGAACAGGCACGGCTGAAGCAGGTGGAATTACATCCAAAGAATTACTTGAAGCGATTGCGTCGATTGCAGGTTCGGAAATTAACGTGGTCGGAGCCGATCTTGTTGAAGTGGCTCCGGCATACGATCCATCTGAACAAACGCCAATTGCGGCTAGTAAATTTATCCGTGAAATGCTGCTTGGCTGGACACATAAGAAATAA
- the speE gene encoding polyamine aminopropyltransferase: MELWYTEKQTESFGITAKIKQTLHTEQTDFQRLDMIETEEFGNMLVLDGMVMTTEKDEFVYHEMVAHVPLFTHPNPKHVLVVGGGDGGVIREVLKHPSVEKATLVEIDGKVIEYSKKYLPSIAGALDNERVEVLVDDGFMHIAKSEGEYDVIMVDSTEPVGPAAKLFERGFYEGISKALKEDGIFVAQTDNPWFKADLITQVSKDVREIFPITRVYTANIPTYPSGLWTFTIGSKKNDPLEVPESRFHEIDTKYYTKELHTASFALPKFVQDLIK; this comes from the coding sequence ATGGAATTATGGTACACAGAGAAACAGACAGAAAGCTTTGGAATTACGGCGAAAATTAAACAGACGTTGCACACAGAACAAACTGACTTTCAGCGTCTGGATATGATTGAAACAGAAGAGTTCGGAAACATGCTCGTTCTTGATGGCATGGTAATGACGACGGAAAAAGATGAGTTCGTCTATCATGAAATGGTTGCTCACGTACCGTTATTTACCCATCCGAATCCAAAACACGTTCTTGTTGTTGGCGGTGGAGATGGTGGCGTCATTCGTGAAGTATTGAAGCACCCATCTGTTGAAAAAGCAACGCTTGTTGAAATCGATGGCAAAGTGATCGAGTATTCCAAGAAATACTTGCCTTCCATCGCTGGAGCATTAGATAACGAGCGTGTTGAAGTGCTGGTTGATGACGGCTTTATGCATATCGCGAAAAGTGAAGGAGAATACGATGTGATTATGGTTGATTCAACGGAACCGGTTGGACCAGCTGCAAAGCTTTTTGAGCGTGGCTTTTATGAAGGCATTTCAAAAGCTTTAAAAGAAGATGGTATTTTCGTTGCACAGACGGACAATCCATGGTTTAAAGCAGACTTAATTACACAAGTATCCAAAGACGTAAGAGAGATTTTCCCGATTACGCGCGTTTATACAGCGAACATTCCTACGTATCCAAGCGGTCTCTGGACATTTACGATTGGTTCGAAAAAGAACGATCCGCTTGAAGTACCTGAAAGTCGCTTCCATGAGATTGACACAAAATACTACACAAAAGAGCTTCATACGGCTAGCTTCGCACTTCCGAAATTCGTACAGGATCTCATTAAATGA